A stretch of Blautia liquoris DNA encodes these proteins:
- a CDS encoding energy-coupling factor transporter ATPase has protein sequence MGIIRASKLGFEYYKYNDEDQDPEVTRAIEDVNLDIRAGQFIAILGHNGSGKSTLAKHMNGLLVPTEGTLWVENMDTSEEEDVWKIRQRAGMVFQNPDNQIIGTVVEEDVGFGPENMGVPTDEIWKRVDESLEKVGMVAYRHQSPNKLSGGQKQRVAIAGVMAMRPKCIVLDEPTAMLDPNGRKEVLQAVLDLNQEEGVTVILITHYMEEVVHSDHLFVMDKGRIVMQGTPREIFSQVDRLKELRLDVPQVTLLAHELGKSGLDIPEGVLTIEELIKSPGIQSAQEKARAKDTEVDGAKNRVLDHALESQEDSSDDQGSLRLEDVTYTYSPGTVYEIHALDHVNLKIPQGQFLGIIGHTGSGKSTLIQHLNGLIRPTGGKVLYSGEDIWAEDYDLRSLRFHVGLVFQYPEHQLFETDVLTDVCFGPKNEGLTSDECKARAIEALEHVGVGEDLYEKSPFELSGGQKRRVAIAGVLAMNPDVLVLDEPTAGLDPRGRDEILDQIALLHRTRGITIVLVSHSMEDIAKYVERLVVMNEGKKAFDGAPKEVFSHYKELEKMGLAAPQVTYIMHALKDQGLSVDVTCDKVQEAKESILKAVNQFEKKIQMGQTND, from the coding sequence ATGGGGATTATTAGAGCGTCAAAATTAGGATTTGAGTATTACAAATACAATGATGAAGATCAGGATCCAGAAGTTACCCGTGCGATCGAGGATGTGAACTTAGATATCAGGGCAGGACAGTTTATCGCAATTCTTGGTCATAACGGCAGCGGGAAATCAACACTGGCAAAACACATGAACGGACTTCTTGTTCCCACGGAAGGGACACTTTGGGTCGAGAACATGGATACTTCCGAAGAGGAGGATGTCTGGAAGATCCGCCAGAGAGCTGGAATGGTTTTTCAAAATCCAGATAATCAGATTATCGGCACGGTTGTGGAGGAAGATGTGGGATTTGGCCCTGAGAATATGGGTGTGCCCACAGACGAAATTTGGAAACGGGTTGATGAAAGTCTTGAAAAAGTTGGAATGGTTGCCTACAGACACCAGTCTCCGAATAAACTCTCAGGAGGACAAAAACAGAGGGTTGCGATCGCAGGGGTCATGGCGATGCGGCCGAAGTGCATCGTGCTCGATGAGCCAACGGCCATGTTGGATCCCAATGGAAGAAAAGAAGTACTGCAGGCTGTCCTCGATTTGAATCAGGAAGAGGGTGTGACCGTGATACTGATCACACACTATATGGAGGAAGTCGTCCATTCGGATCATCTATTTGTGATGGATAAGGGGCGGATTGTCATGCAGGGAACACCCAGAGAGATCTTCTCACAGGTCGACCGATTAAAGGAGCTTCGTCTTGATGTCCCGCAGGTAACTTTGTTGGCCCATGAACTGGGAAAGTCCGGGCTTGACATTCCGGAAGGAGTTCTTACAATTGAAGAACTGATCAAAAGTCCCGGTATTCAAAGTGCGCAAGAGAAAGCCCGTGCAAAAGATACAGAAGTTGATGGAGCGAAGAACCGTGTTTTGGATCATGCACTGGAATCCCAAGAGGATTCAAGTGATGATCAGGGATCTTTGCGGTTGGAAGATGTGACGTATACCTACAGTCCGGGCACCGTATATGAGATTCATGCCCTGGATCATGTGAATCTTAAGATACCGCAAGGGCAGTTTCTGGGAATTATCGGTCATACGGGAAGTGGAAAGTCGACTTTGATTCAGCATTTGAATGGTCTGATCCGACCAACCGGTGGTAAAGTTTTGTACAGCGGAGAAGACATCTGGGCAGAAGACTATGATCTCAGAAGCCTGCGGTTTCATGTAGGACTCGTATTTCAGTATCCGGAGCATCAGCTCTTTGAGACTGACGTACTGACCGATGTGTGCTTTGGACCGAAGAATGAAGGGCTGACATCGGATGAGTGCAAGGCACGGGCGATCGAGGCACTCGAACATGTCGGAGTGGGAGAGGATTTATATGAGAAGTCTCCGTTTGAACTGTCAGGCGGACAGAAACGAAGAGTGGCAATTGCCGGCGTTCTGGCCATGAATCCGGACGTTCTCGTGCTGGATGAACCCACTGCAGGTCTAGATCCGAGAGGAAGAGATGAGATCCTTGATCAGATCGCCCTGCTGCATAGGACGCGGGGAATCACGATCGTGCTGGTCTCACACAGCATGGAGGATATTGCAAAGTATGTAGAGCGTCTTGTTGTCATGAATGAAGGAAAAAAGGCGTTTGACGGGGCCCCAAAAGAGGTTTTCTCTCATTATAAAGAGTTGGAAAAGATGGGACTTGCGGCGCCGCAAGTGACTTACATCATGCATGCACTAAAAGATCAGGGACTGTCTGTGGATGTCACCTGCGATAAGGTGCAGGAGGCAAAGGAGTCAATTCTTAAAGCCGTCAATCAATTCGAAAAAAAGATACAGATGGGACAAACGAATGATTAG
- a CDS encoding energy-coupling factor transporter transmembrane component T family protein, which translates to MIRDITLGQYYPADSVLHRLDPRVKFIGTIVYIISLFLFKSWGYILGTMFLGGVIILSKVPFRFMVKGLKTIVVLLVITLFFNMIFTPGEVLVKIGIIKITKEGLSLAARMGIRLIYLIMGSSVMTLTTTPNQLTDGLERLMKPLDVIHVPVHEISMIMSIALRFIPILLEETDKIMKAQIARGADFETGNIFKKVKNMVPLLVPLFVSAFRRANDLALAMEARCYHGGFGRTQMKPLRYKRRDYAAYGVLAAYLGLSITCRVVLGW; encoded by the coding sequence ATGATTAGAGATATTACATTAGGACAATACTACCCGGCAGATTCTGTTCTGCACAGACTGGATCCCAGAGTCAAGTTTATCGGGACAATTGTGTATATCATATCGCTTTTTCTGTTTAAGAGCTGGGGCTACATTCTTGGAACTATGTTCTTAGGCGGCGTTATCATACTTTCGAAGGTGCCCTTTCGCTTCATGGTCAAAGGTTTAAAGACGATTGTGGTACTTCTTGTAATCACGCTGTTCTTTAACATGATTTTTACACCCGGGGAGGTACTTGTAAAGATTGGTATTATCAAGATCACAAAGGAAGGACTCAGCCTTGCAGCGAGAATGGGGATTCGCCTGATCTATCTGATTATGGGATCTTCAGTGATGACACTTACTACGACCCCAAACCAGCTTACAGACGGTCTGGAGCGTCTTATGAAACCATTGGATGTGATCCACGTACCCGTGCATGAGATTTCGATGATTATGTCGATTGCACTTCGCTTTATCCCGATCCTTCTGGAAGAAACTGATAAGATTATGAAAGCGCAGATTGCAAGAGGAGCTGATTTTGAGACCGGTAATATATTTAAAAAGGTAAAAAACATGGTACCGCTTTTAGTACCGCTCTTCGTGTCAGCATTTCGCAGGGCAAATGATCTGGCACTTGCCATGGAAGCCCGTTGCTATCACGGTGGCTTTGGAAGGACGCAGATGAAACCGTTAAGATATAAGAGGAGAGATTACGCCGCCTATGGCGTGCTCGCCGCCTATCTGGGCCTTAGTATCACCTGCCGTGTGGTACTTGGATGGTAG
- the truA gene encoding tRNA pseudouridine(38-40) synthase TruA, which yields MVEVKTMRVKLTIAYDGTNYSGWQIQSNGITVQDVLNQALKNLLGEDVRTIGASRTDAGVHALGNVAVFDTTSQIPAEKFSYALNARLPEDIRIQRSEEVPTDFHPRFTTTIKTYEYQILNRTFADPTRRLYSFHWYGKLDLEAMQQAALYLVGEHDFKSFATESPDVTTTVRTINSIRLWKENDMIHIRVTGNGFLYHMVRIIAGTLLEVGKANYRPEQIQKILTAKDRRAAGPTARAQGLTLVEICYPDWE from the coding sequence ATGGTAGAGGTGAAAACCATGCGTGTGAAACTGACAATTGCCTATGACGGCACAAATTACAGTGGGTGGCAGATTCAGTCCAATGGCATTACAGTTCAGGATGTTTTGAATCAGGCACTTAAGAATCTTTTGGGTGAAGATGTCAGGACAATAGGGGCCAGTAGGACGGATGCAGGTGTCCATGCCCTGGGAAATGTAGCAGTATTTGACACGACATCTCAGATACCGGCGGAGAAGTTCTCATATGCCCTGAATGCAAGACTCCCGGAGGATATCCGAATCCAGAGATCGGAAGAAGTGCCGACGGATTTTCATCCCAGATTCACGACGACTATCAAAACTTACGAATATCAGATTCTGAACCGAACCTTTGCAGATCCCACGAGAAGGCTTTACTCCTTCCACTGGTATGGAAAACTGGATCTTGAAGCGATGCAGCAGGCAGCCCTTTATCTTGTGGGGGAGCACGATTTCAAGAGCTTTGCGACGGAATCCCCAGATGTGACAACCACTGTTCGTACCATCAATTCTATACGGTTGTGGAAGGAGAACGATATGATTCATATTCGGGTCACGGGAAATGGATTCCTCTATCATATGGTTCGCATTATAGCGGGAACCCTGCTCGAAGTAGGAAAAGCAAACTACAGACCCGAACAGATCCAAAAGATTCTCACTGCAAAAGATCGAAGAGCGGCAGGACCGACCGCACGAGCGCAAGGACTGACTTTGGTTGAAATTTGTTATCCCGACTGGGAATAG
- the rplM gene encoding 50S ribosomal protein L13, protein MNTFMANPDKIEKKWYVVDAAGCTLGRLASEVAKVLRGKNKPEYTPHVDTGDYVVVINADKINVTGKKLDQKIYYQHSGYVGGMKETTLRDMMEKKPEKVIENAVKGMLPKGPLGRQMITKLHIYAGAEHPHAAQKPEVLTF, encoded by the coding sequence ATGAATACTTTTATGGCTAATCCAGATAAGATTGAAAAAAAATGGTATGTAGTTGACGCCGCTGGTTGTACTCTGGGTCGTTTGGCATCAGAGGTAGCGAAGGTTTTAAGAGGAAAGAATAAACCGGAATATACTCCTCATGTTGATACAGGAGATTATGTAGTTGTTATAAATGCTGACAAGATCAATGTAACCGGTAAGAAATTAGACCAGAAAATATATTATCAGCATTCCGGATATGTCGGTGGAATGAAAGAAACCACACTGAGAGATATGATGGAAAAGAAACCAGAGAAGGTTATTGAGAATGCAGTCAAAGGTATGCTTCCAAAAGGACCTCTGGGAAGACAGATGATTACGAAACTTCATATATACGCTGGTGCTGAGCATCCTCATGCGGCTCAGAAACCGGAAGTATTAACATTTTAA
- the rpsI gene encoding 30S ribosomal protein S9, with amino-acid sequence MDSTRFYGTGRRKTSVARVYLVPGTGKVTINKRSIDDYFGLETLKTIVRQPLVATETADKFDVLVNVYGGGYTGQAGAIRHGISRALLQADADYRPTLKKAGFLTRDPRMKERKKYGLKAARRAPQFSKR; translated from the coding sequence TTGGATAGCACAAGATTCTACGGAACTGGAAGAAGAAAAACATCGGTTGCAAGAGTTTACTTAGTACCAGGTACAGGTAAAGTTACAATCAATAAAAGAAGTATAGATGATTATTTTGGACTTGAGACATTAAAGACAATCGTACGCCAGCCACTCGTTGCGACAGAGACAGCTGACAAGTTCGATGTTCTGGTTAATGTATATGGTGGAGGATACACTGGACAGGCCGGTGCCATCAGACATGGTATCTCAAGAGCACTGCTTCAGGCAGATGCCGATTACAGACCGACCCTTAAGAAGGCCGGATTCCTGACAAGAGATCCAAGAATGAAAGAAAGAAAGAAATACGGTCTCAAGGCAGCACGTAGAGCGCCGCAGTTCAGCAAGAGATAA
- a CDS encoding sialate O-acetylesterase: MKSFLLIGQSNMAGRGFTHEVPPIYNERIMMLRNGRWQMMTEPIHFDRPVAGVGLAASFAEAWCKDNKGEKIGLIPCAEGGSSIDEWSIDGTLFRHAINEAKFAMEDSELAGILWHQGESDSQDGKYKEYYEKILRIFNEIRRELSVPNIPFIIGGLGNYLGKVAFGAGCVEYQLINEELKKYAQGKENCYYVTAKGLTSNPDGIHINAMSQRIFGIRYYEAYHKKEHIYEPLTNEKELVDKCHNRVNTSAEKTYITLERFTLGKISYEELMKAFS; the protein is encoded by the coding sequence ATGAAGTCATTTTTACTAATTGGACAATCAAATATGGCAGGTCGTGGATTTACACATGAAGTGCCTCCGATTTATAATGAAAGAATTATGATGTTGAGAAATGGCAGATGGCAAATGATGACTGAACCAATTCATTTTGATAGACCAGTTGCGGGCGTGGGGCTTGCGGCATCATTTGCAGAAGCTTGGTGTAAGGATAATAAGGGAGAAAAAATTGGTCTCATTCCATGTGCAGAAGGTGGTAGCTCCATTGATGAGTGGTCGATAGATGGAACATTATTTCGTCACGCAATAAATGAAGCTAAATTTGCAATGGAAGATAGCGAATTGGCAGGAATACTATGGCATCAGGGGGAAAGTGATAGCCAAGATGGAAAATACAAAGAATACTATGAAAAAATATTAAGAATCTTTAATGAAATAAGAAGAGAATTATCTGTACCTAATATTCCATTTATTATAGGTGGTTTGGGCAATTATTTGGGTAAGGTGGCATTTGGTGCAGGGTGTGTGGAATATCAACTCATTAACGAAGAACTAAAAAAATATGCACAGGGTAAAGAAAATTGCTATTATGTTACTGCTAAAGGACTTACATCTAACCCAGACGGTATCCATATCAATGCTATGTCACAGAGAATATTTGGCATAAGATACTATGAAGCATATCATAAAAAAGAGCATATATATGAACCATTAACAAATGAAAAAGAGTTAGTGGATAAATGTCATAATAGAGTGAATACTTCAGCGGAAAAAACATATATAACACTAGAAAGATTTACCTTGGGAAAGATTTCTTATGAAGAGTTGATGAAGGCTTTTTCGTAG
- a CDS encoding GNAT family N-acetyltransferase, with product MIIRQEQRNDYEEIYQVVQKAFEEVEHRDGNEQDLVVALRKGVAFVPELSLVAEKNNKIVGHIMFTEIHINDITQLALAPLSVLPEYQNQGVGKALMAQGHKIATQMGYGFSVVLGSEKYYPKAGYVPAEQYGIKAPFDVPSKNFMALDLQGNSHKLNGIVDYAKEFFEV from the coding sequence ATGATAATTCGTCAAGAACAAAGAAACGATTATGAAGAAATATATCAAGTAGTTCAGAAAGCCTTTGAGGAAGTAGAGCATCGGGATGGCAACGAGCAGGATTTGGTTGTTGCTTTGCGAAAAGGGGTGGCATTTGTGCCGGAATTATCTTTGGTAGCAGAAAAAAACAACAAGATTGTTGGACATATCATGTTTACCGAAATTCACATAAATGATATAACACAACTTGCTTTAGCACCGCTTTCGGTTTTACCTGAATATCAAAACCAAGGGGTGGGTAAAGCGTTGATGGCTCAAGGGCATAAAATCGCCACTCAAATGGGATATGGGTTCTCAGTAGTATTGGGTAGTGAAAAATATTATCCGAAAGCAGGGTATGTACCTGCCGAGCAATATGGTATAAAAGCACCATTTGATGTTCCAAGCAAGAATTTTATGGCACTTGATCTACAAGGTAATTCGCACAAACTGAATGGTATAGTGGATTATGCCAAGGAATTTTTTGAAGTATAA
- a CDS encoding heparan-alpha-glucosaminide N-acetyltransferase domain-containing protein encodes MRVPDILYAIKILTPFGFPHAGFRSSDYFPLLPWIFLYLCGFFFHQIFMEHETWKRFAHYKLPCLSVIGSKTIWIYLLHQPLSMLICSLLFH; translated from the coding sequence ATAAGAGTACCAGATATTCTATACGCAATCAAAATTCTAACCCCATTTGGTTTTCCACATGCAGGATTTCGGTCAAGCGACTATTTTCCTCTGTTGCCTTGGATATTTTTGTATCTATGCGGATTTTTCTTTCATCAAATTTTTATGGAGCATGAGACTTGGAAAAGGTTTGCACATTATAAGCTCCCCTGCTTGTCGGTCATAGGAAGTAAAACGATATGGATTTACCTGTTACATCAGCCGCTAAGTATGTTGATTTGCAGTTTGCTCTTTCATTAA
- the tnpA gene encoding IS200/IS605 family transposase gives MINVNKLDNNAHSVFLLYYHLIMVVKYRRKVIDDDSSKRAEEIFSYIAPKYGITLEEWNHDRDHVHVMFRAQPKSELSKFINAYKSASSRLIKKEYPQIREKLWKEAFWSQSFCLLSAGGAPIETIRAYIESQGEKA, from the coding sequence ATGATCAATGTGAATAAATTGGACAATAATGCACATTCAGTATTCCTCCTGTATTACCATCTGATTATGGTCGTAAAATACAGGAGAAAAGTGATTGATGATGATAGTTCTAAAAGGGCGGAGGAGATTTTTTCTTATATTGCACCCAAGTATGGAATTACCTTGGAAGAATGGAATCATGACAGAGATCATGTTCATGTGATGTTCCGGGCTCAGCCGAAAAGCGAACTCAGCAAATTTATCAATGCCTATAAGAGTGCAAGCAGTCGGTTAATTAAGAAAGAATATCCACAGATTCGAGAGAAACTTTGGAAAGAAGCATTCTGGAGCCAGAGTTTTTGTCTGCTCAGTGCAGGAGGAGCACCAATCGAAACCATACGGGCTTATATTGAAAGTCAGGGTGAAAAAGCATGA
- a CDS encoding RNA-guided endonuclease TnpB family protein: MNKAIKFRIYPNKEQGEQFARTFGCCRFLYNVMLEDKMKEYQKSKKRLKNTPAFYKKQYPWLKEVDSLALANVQLHLERAYQNFFRNPQSGFPKFKSKHRSRASYTTNVVNGNIKLEEGKLKLPKMSHVKLVQHRQIPKEYQLKSVTVTQEPSGKYYASLLYTYESQISEEKEAVEKMLGMDFAMSGMAVFSDGSRAEYPMYYRKSEKKLCKEQRKLSHCVKGSRNHEKQRRKVAVCHEKVKNQRKDFQHKLSRKLADSYDAVCVEDLNMKTMSRSLHFGKSVMDNGYGMFLGMLEYKLTDQGKRLVRIDRFYPSSKTCCQCGAVKKELKLSERIYECRCGNRMDRDVNAAINIREEGRKILCA, translated from the coding sequence ATGAACAAAGCCATAAAATTTCGTATCTATCCAAATAAAGAGCAGGGAGAACAGTTTGCAAGAACCTTTGGATGCTGCCGGTTTCTATACAACGTGATGTTGGAAGATAAGATGAAAGAATATCAAAAAAGTAAAAAGCGGTTGAAGAATACGCCGGCTTTTTATAAAAAACAGTATCCGTGGCTGAAAGAGGTGGATTCACTGGCACTAGCCAATGTGCAGCTTCATCTGGAAAGGGCATATCAGAACTTTTTTAGAAATCCGCAGAGTGGTTTTCCAAAGTTCAAATCAAAACACAGAAGCCGTGCAAGTTATACGACGAATGTAGTAAATGGAAATATCAAACTGGAAGAAGGAAAGCTGAAGCTTCCGAAAATGTCTCATGTAAAACTGGTACAGCACCGACAGATACCGAAAGAATATCAATTGAAATCGGTGACGGTCACTCAGGAACCGTCCGGAAAATATTATGCCAGTCTTCTCTATACCTATGAGAGCCAAATAAGTGAGGAGAAAGAGGCGGTAGAAAAGATGTTGGGAATGGACTTTGCCATGAGCGGTATGGCGGTGTTTTCAGACGGAAGCCGGGCAGAGTACCCGATGTATTACCGGAAGTCAGAAAAGAAATTGTGCAAAGAGCAGAGAAAGTTGTCTCACTGTGTAAAAGGAAGCAGAAATCACGAAAAGCAGAGACGAAAAGTGGCTGTCTGTCACGAAAAGGTAAAAAATCAGAGAAAAGATTTTCAGCATAAGCTGAGCAGAAAATTGGCGGACAGTTATGATGCAGTGTGCGTAGAAGATCTGAACATGAAAACCATGAGCCGGAGTCTGCACTTTGGGAAGAGTGTTATGGATAATGGATATGGAATGTTTCTGGGAATGCTGGAATACAAGCTAACGGATCAGGGAAAGAGGCTGGTGAGAATAGATAGGTTCTATCCATCAAGTAAGACATGCTGTCAATGTGGAGCAGTAAAAAAAGAACTAAAATTATCGGAGCGGATATATGAGTGTCGTTGTGGAAACCGGATGGACAGGGATGTCAACGCGGCAATCAATATCCGTGAAGAGGGAAGAAAAATATTATGTGCATAA
- a CDS encoding ABC transporter substrate-binding protein → MKKIIRLQIENPKSLDPIYGIDTVSGDIINACYDRLFHFENDHFEPLLLEEYFSNGRSIYCKLKKEVLFSNNKECTSDHVVTSLKRCITKCEKIKTYIHEDIHTTDIQRVDSHVLKINTKMQLKDFVKIFSSNATSIVNLIDYNENFFKRNTCGTGPYVFSSYKNNTLRLIKHLNWWGKEELLDEIVIISNYNYEILKRMFLEGEADIMYALPSDVGSFINKRNIRVEYFPSLDTCCFVLNQASGRLRDYELRRFICNIVNKKEIVDSIHRENIYDLNCVIPAGLGYSYNKCNGSIFDSGKMMCKTTNDDKPIKILSVNGLNDAEVMCQNLKEQLYKYGINSHICSLDFNSYCDEFDKGKFDIAFLSWAVDIVDPIGYLYDFYHSKGEVSRAIRYNNKKIDQMIESNKSNNFDSIIQKAESEHLYIWLYQGNNLKIYKNRIIKLKHSLMDGDYSFRHIRVKS, encoded by the coding sequence ATGAAGAAAATTATCAGACTACAAATTGAAAATCCCAAAAGTTTAGATCCAATATATGGGATTGATACCGTTTCTGGCGATATAATAAATGCATGTTATGATAGACTTTTTCATTTTGAAAATGATCATTTTGAGCCATTACTGCTTGAAGAATATTTTAGTAATGGAAGAAGTATCTATTGTAAGTTGAAAAAAGAAGTTTTATTTAGCAATAATAAAGAGTGTACATCTGATCACGTAGTGACCTCGCTGAAAAGATGTATTACTAAGTGTGAAAAAATAAAAACATATATTCATGAAGATATTCATACAACAGATATCCAAAGAGTTGATAGCCATGTCTTAAAAATCAATACAAAAATGCAGCTAAAAGATTTTGTCAAAATTTTTTCAAGTAATGCAACATCCATTGTGAATTTAATTGACTATAACGAAAATTTTTTTAAACGAAATACCTGTGGAACAGGACCCTATGTGTTTTCAAGCTATAAAAATAACACTCTGAGACTGATAAAACACTTGAATTGGTGGGGGAAGGAAGAGCTGTTAGATGAAATAGTTATAATTTCAAATTATAATTATGAGATATTAAAAAGGATGTTCCTAGAGGGTGAGGCAGATATCATGTATGCTCTCCCTTCTGATGTTGGATCATTTATAAATAAGCGTAATATCAGAGTTGAGTATTTCCCCTCTTTAGATACATGTTGTTTTGTGCTTAATCAAGCATCAGGAAGATTGAGAGATTATGAGCTTCGTAGATTTATTTGTAATATAGTTAACAAAAAAGAGATAGTAGATAGCATTCACAGGGAAAATATATACGATTTAAACTGTGTGATACCTGCAGGACTTGGGTATAGTTATAATAAATGTAATGGAAGTATATTTGATTCAGGAAAAATGATGTGTAAGACAACAAATGATGATAAGCCAATTAAAATTTTAAGTGTCAATGGGCTAAATGACGCTGAAGTTATGTGTCAAAATTTAAAAGAACAATTATATAAATATGGAATAAACAGTCATATCTGCTCTCTTGATTTTAACAGTTATTGTGATGAATTTGATAAAGGGAAATTTGATATAGCTTTTCTGTCTTGGGCAGTTGACATTGTAGATCCGATAGGGTATTTATATGATTTTTACCATTCAAAGGGAGAAGTATCAAGAGCGATTCGATATAACAACAAAAAAATTGATCAGATGATTGAGAGTAATAAATCCAACAATTTTGATTCAATTATTCAAAAAGCAGAAAGCGAGCATCTATACATATGGTTATATCAGGGCAACAATCTAAAGATATATAAAAACAGGATTATAAAATTAAAACATTCATTAATGGATGGAGATTATTCTTTCAGACATATACGGGTTAAATCATGA
- a CDS encoding DUF2877 domain-containing protein — translation MVYAISHTTDYIAKILVSRKKGTVHSVYSKTINLKIDSFLLALQATASPISPISLITTLDEASMEKLPVIPGQQVTTTALGINIATSGETITFNYRNAFITFTRLLPMTYPNKIVPVLQQALDESHLNGFRPIFSETAAEGIVFSSLDSLLFLTFAQTKINQCTAFFKQYNYGDAASELVSLVGLGIGLTPSGDDFLCGVLAGLILCSQWLHPFSRSLKEQLERHLDNTNDISQEFLKCALRGHFGQAVMNLSSAASVQDILPAFEAIGHSSGIDSLCGIFYAISLYTPKP, via the coding sequence ATGGTTTATGCTATTTCCCACACCACTGATTACATAGCTAAGATTCTCGTTTCCCGTAAAAAAGGAACCGTTCATTCGGTATATAGCAAAACAATAAATCTAAAGATAGACTCTTTTCTTCTTGCTCTGCAGGCAACCGCTTCTCCAATTTCTCCAATCAGTCTGATAACCACTCTGGATGAAGCCAGTATGGAAAAGCTGCCTGTTATACCTGGACAACAGGTAACAACTACAGCTTTGGGGATCAACATCGCCACTTCTGGAGAAACCATTACTTTTAACTACCGTAATGCCTTCATAACATTCACCAGGTTATTACCGATGACCTATCCCAATAAAATTGTGCCGGTTTTACAACAGGCTTTAGATGAATCACACCTCAATGGTTTTCGTCCAATCTTTTCTGAAACAGCAGCTGAGGGAATAGTCTTTTCCAGCTTGGATTCACTTTTATTTTTAACTTTTGCTCAGACAAAGATCAATCAATGCACTGCCTTTTTTAAGCAATACAATTATGGCGATGCCGCTTCTGAATTAGTTAGCCTGGTGGGACTGGGTATTGGTCTGACGCCCAGCGGGGATGACTTCCTTTGTGGAGTTTTAGCCGGGCTAATCTTATGCAGCCAATGGCTCCATCCTTTTTCTCGTTCCTTAAAAGAACAACTGGAAAGACATCTGGATAATACAAACGACATCAGCCAGGAGTTTCTGAAATGTGCCCTGAGGGGACACTTTGGTCAGGCTGTTATGAATCTTAGTTCCGCCGCCTCCGTCCAGGATATTCTTCCGGCGTTTGAAGCAATTGGACATTCTTCCGGTATTGATTCTCTCTGTGGCATTTTCTATGCCATTTCTTTATACACCCCAAAGCCATGA